In the genome of Nymphaea colorata isolate Beijing-Zhang1983 chromosome 9, ASM883128v2, whole genome shotgun sequence, one region contains:
- the LOC116260427 gene encoding cell cycle checkpoint protein RAD17, with translation MAKRNFNAVVVLSSDEEDEGAGARVHRKAKSEPRRNEARKKSRGLRRDSVPCGRLLAGSNKIEEDFANFFPSDLCEDLLQFTSKPVKSKAGSGTGDSGCNGLWVEKYRPNSITELVVHHKKVDEVKLWLEERLISPKKRYGDNVLVITGPAGIGKSATVYVVASDLGAEVCEWKTPTPTVWQEYSHSFKSGLQYRSKLDEFEAFVDGIQKYPLLPSASDGVPKTPVMLLIDDLPLTSRRDSCGRLCKCLQWLAQSAQYPTIVSITECGKSEAGCTTYYGEEVVSYLEKFGVPKVAFNPITVNSIKRVLAKICKEEELSMSPGWIDHIARGSGGDIRHAIMSLQYYSLRVDLMLSSPLSNLVISTPKSEASKSGRRFSNPTIRYDFNEGFIPLAVGRDETLTLFHGLGKFLHNKRDPIAAVENDGCFPLRKELVRLPLKMDSPENIFLQAHGEARQVLEFLHENVLDFICDEAVDDAFTVASYFSEADGLVATSLSSSRTAMLDRYDARSLSQFLAASVATRGVLFGNSRPSSSRWHSIRSPKLWQVEQSFQQRKKEILEKRLEICSNFTSSSFSIFAAEFNPSLRWLEHRVAMSAEAGEPPVQLLGKAESGWTHSGRNFFSSRHASSDFPNEELGESEDEIEDW, from the exons ATGGCGAAGAGGAACTTCAATGCGGTCGTCGTGTTGTCTTCCGACGAAGAGGATGAAGGTGCGGGTGCACGAGTTCACCGTAAAGCGAAGTCGGAGCCGAGGAGGAACGAAGCTCGCAAGAAATCAAGGGGCTTGAGGAGAGATTCGGTGCCGTGTGGTCGACTTCTTGCGGGATCTAACAAGATTGAAGAG gattttgcaaattttttccCCTCAGATCTCTGTGAAGATCTTCTTCAGTTTACTTCCAAACCTG TTAAAAGTAAAGCTGGATCAGGTACTGGTGACAGTGGCTGCAACGGTTTGTGGGTTGAAAAATACAGGCCAAACTCAATAACCGAGCTTGTGGTCCATCATAAGAAG GTTGATGAAGTGAAGTTGTGGCTAGAAGAAAGATTAATAAGCCCAAAG AAAAGATATGGTGACAACGTTCTTGTTATTACTGGTCCAGCGGGCATCGGAAAATCG GCTACAGTTTATGTTGTTGCATCCGACCTTGGAGCAGAAGTTTGTGAATGGAAAACACCAACTCCTACCGTCTGGCAAGAATATAGCCATTCTTTTAAGTCGG GCCTGCAGTACAGGTCTAAGTTGGACGAGTTTGAGGCCTTTGTGGATGGGATACAGAAGTATCCATTGCTACCATCTGCGTCTGATGGAGTTCCAAAAACACCTGTGATGCTGTTAATTGATGATCTTCCTTTGACTAGCAGAAGGGATTCTTGTGGAAGGCTCTGTAAATGTTTGCAGTGGCTTGCACAGTCAGCTCAATATCCAACAATTGTATCAATTACAGAATGTGGTAAATCTGAAGCTGGTTGTACCACATATTATGGGGAAGAAGTAGTATCATATCTTGAGAAGTTCGGAGTTCCGAAG GTGGCTTTTAATCCCATCACAGTAAATTCTATCAAGAGGGTACTTGCTAAAATATGCAAAGAAGAGGAGCTGAGTATGTCCCCTGGATGGATAGATCATATAGCTAGAGGAAGTGGGGGTGATATAAGACATGCGATAATGTCCTTGCAATATTACTCTCTGAGAGTAGATCTTATGCTTTCCTCGCCGTTGTCCAACCTGGTTATCTCAACTCCAAAGTCTGAAGCTAGTAAATCTGGACGCCgcttttcaaatccaacaatcaGATATGATTTTAATGAAGGCTTCATCCCATTGGCAGTGGGCAGAGATGAAACATTGACTCTATTTCATGGTCTGGGGAAGTTTTTGCACAACAAAAGAGATCCAATAGCTGCTGTAGAAAATG ATGGTTGCTTTCCTTTGCGCAAAGAGTTGGTGAGGCTTCCTCTGAAAATGGATTCTCCTGAGAATATCTTTTTACAGGCACATGGTGAAGCAAGGCAGGTTCTTGAATTTCTCCATGAGAATG TGCTGGATTTCATATGTGATGAAGCAGTTGACGATGCATTTACAGTGGCCTCTTATTTTAGTGAAGCCGATGGGCTTGTTGCAACTTCTTTGTCGTCATCTAGAACGGCCATGTTGGATCGCTATGATGCAAGAAGCCTTTCACAGTTTCTGGCTGCATCCGTTGCCACACGTGGAGTGCTGTTTGGTAATTCACGGCCTTCAAGCTCCAG ATGGCATTCAATACGCAGCCCAAAGCTATGGCAGGTTGAGCAATCATTCCAGCAGCGAAAG AAGGAAATTCTTGAAAAAAGGTTAGAGATTTGTAGCAACTTCACTTCATCTAGCTTCTCTATCTTTGCTGCTGAGTTCAACCCCAGTTTGAGATGGCTGGAACATCGAGTTGCTATGAGCGCTGAAGCTGGAGAGCCTCCTGTGCAGTTACTGGGTAAGGCTGAATCTGGTTGGACTCATTCtggtagaaattttttttccagcagGCATGCTAGTTCTGACTTTCCCAACGAAGAGTTGGGAGAAAGTGAAGATGAGATAGAAGACtggtga
- the LOC116260425 gene encoding protein ALTERED PHOSPHATE STARVATION RESPONSE 1 has protein sequence MGCCYSRVEKEEIISRCRSRRRYMKQLVRSRHAFSAAHYAYLRSLRATGAALLQFATAELNHHCPPANVLSPPPPPPPPPPPPPPPPQAPQAQPPRHNPHPLMSPISDTWTSGSQSPVLAPPPPPPASSWDFWDPFMPSSSRSVTEEEWDATTTVSDSAVTTTAGGASSAATPLPPPPPPSLSVTTSAYSKDTSELAVVVSRSTKDLVGIIKELDEYFLKASDGGQNVSELLEVSNASFQHASPTPTVTSKVYHSAWSLSSPRSWAWGMNSKLRGFSDYGSYSQEIIGNGVHESHRSTVERLYAWEKKLYEEVKSGEAIKKEHDKKVEVLRKQEIKGTNYFKIEKCKKEIEKFASRMMVASQAMHTTSHEIERLRESELFPQLLEFIKGLTYMWRTMYECHQVQTHIVQQLKFLNIVIRTDPTSDFQRQSTLQLELEVQQWHSSFCNLIKTQREYMQALTGWLRLSLFQVDSHSFIKLQQNPPIYSLCEEWQLALDRLPDKVASEGIKSFLAVVHAVVVQQSEEVKQKKRSEAACKELDKKMTLLRSLECKYGPYSVSDMHASGSIKNPVAEKRAKVEMLRRKAEDERNKYMKSVSVTRAVTANNLQTGFPNVFQAMTGFSSVCMQAFESVCNQSKNLDRLHTIKMLT, from the exons aTGGGCTGTTGCTACTCCCGCGTGGAGAAAGAAGAGATCATTTCCCGCTGCAGATCTCGCCGCCGCTACATGAAGCAGCTGGTTCGCTCCAGGCACGCCTTCTCCGCTGCTCATTATGCCTACCTGCGTTCCCTCCGGGCCACCGGCGCGGCCCTCCTCCAGTTCGCGACCGCGGAGCTAAACCACCATTGCCCACCTGCGAATGTCCTCTCTCCACCACCGCCCCCACcaccccctcctcctcctcctccccctccgcCTCAGGCACCGCAGGCGCAGCCGCCCCGACACAACCCCCATCCGCTGATGAGCCCGATCTCCGACACCTGGACGTCCGGCTCACAGTCGCCCGTGCTGGCTCCGCCACCTCCGCCGCCGGCCTCGAGTTGGGATTTCTGGGACCCGTTCATGCCCTCCTCGTCGAGGTCTGTGACGGAGGAAGAATGGGACGCCACAACCACCGTCTCCGACAGCGCCGTGACGACCACCGCTGGGGGGGCGTCTTCTGCCGCAACGCCgctgcctcctcctcctccgccttccCTGTCGGTCACCACCAGTGCCTACTCCAAGGACACGAGCGAGCTCGCCGTGGTGGTCTCAAGAAGTACAAAGGATCTCGTGGGGATCATCAAGGAGTTGGATGAGTACTTCCTCAAGGCATCAGATGGTGGGCAGAATGTGTCCGAGTTGCTGGAAGTGTCCAATGCATCGTTCCAGCATGCAAGCCCAACACCCACGGTCACAA GTAAGGTATACCATTCAGCATGGAGTCTGAGCAGTCCTCGGTCATGGGCATGGGGAATGAATTCAAAATTGAGGGGATTCAGTGATTATGGAAGTTATAGTCAAGAGATTATTGGCAATGGTGTTCATGAGAGCCATAGAAGCACCGTTGAGAGGTTGTATGCATGGGAGAAGAAGCTATATGAGGAAGTCAAG AGTGGAGAAGCTATCAAGAAGGAACATGATAAGAAGGTTGAAGTACTACGGAAACAAGAGATAAAGGGCACCAATTACTTCAAAATCGAGAAGTGTAAAAAGGAGATAGAGAAGTTTGCCTCAAGAATGATGGTGGCTTCTCAGGCAATGCATACCACATCACACGAGATTGAGAGGCTTCGTGAGAGCGAGCTATTCCCACAGCTCCTTGAATTCATCAAAGG ATTGACGTATATGTGGAGGACCATGTATGAATGCCATCAAGTGCAAACCCACATAGTCCAGCAGCTGAAGTTCCTCAACATTGTTATACGCACTGATCCAACTTCTGATTTCCAGAGACAATCTACCTTGCAGTTAGAGCTTGAGGTTCAGCAGTGGCATTCATCGTTCTGCAACCTCATCAAGACTCAAAGAGAGTACATGCAGGCACTTACTGGCTGGCTCAGACTCTCACTCTTTCAAGTTGACTCACATTCTTTTATCAAGCTTCAGCAGAACCCACCAATTTACTCACTGTGTGAGGAATGGCAGCTAGCTCTTGACAGGCTTCCAGACAAGGTAGCTTCCGAAGGCATCAAGAGCTTCTTAGCAGTCGTCCATGCTGTTGTGGTTCAACAATCAGAAGAAGTGAAACAAAAGAAGAGATCAGAGGCTGCTTGTAAAGAGCTTGACAAGAAGATGACGTTGCTGCGGTCTCTGGAGTGCAAGTATGGTCCCTATTCTGTGTCTGATATGCATGCTTCCGGGTCCATCAAGAACCCTGTTGCAGAAAAACGAGCAAAAGTTGAGATGTTGAGGAGGAAGGCAGAGGATGAGAGGAACAAGTACATGAAGTCTGTGAGTGTGACTCGTGCTGTCACGGCAAACAACTTGCAGACAGGTTTCCCAAATGTATTTCAGGCCATGACTGGCTTCTCGAGTGTATGCATGCAGGCATTCGAATCTGTCTGCAATCAGTCGAAGAACCTGGATCGGCTTCATACTATCAAAATGCTGACCTGA